The following proteins are encoded in a genomic region of Opisthocomus hoazin isolate bOpiHoa1 chromosome 4, bOpiHoa1.hap1, whole genome shotgun sequence:
- the UTS2B gene encoding urotensin-2B codes for MWSVQLSLGVLAVLTMTVYIPSTHGEPFLLQENRVLPEREDTNHEDTLLTLLLNKKLAWRRPENIDWELAKKFEELEQLERLKDQLSTEEGSEVAYALESLSASQPKKRACFWKYCI; via the exons ATGTGGTCTGTCCAGCTGTCCCTTGGAGTGCTAGCTGTCTTGACCATGACTGTGTACATCCCATCTACACACGGAGAGCCTTTTTTACTACAAG AGAACCGAGTGCTTCCGGAGAGAGAAGACACAAATCATGAGGACACACTGCTGACTCTGCTTCTTAATAAGAAACTCGCATGGCGGAGACCGGAAAATATTG ACTGGGAGCTGGCGAAGAAATTTGAAGAGCTTGAACAG ctggAGAGGTTGAAGGATCAGCTCTCGACTGAGGAAGGGTCAGAGGTGGCCTATGCCTTGGAAAGTCTCTCAGCATCCCAGCCCAAAAAACGCG CCTGCTTTTGGAAATACTGCATTTGA